One window from the genome of Enterobacteriaceae bacterium Kacie_13 encodes:
- a CDS encoding DUF4102 domain-containing protein: MALSDVKVRTAKPEEKAYKLTDGDGMVLLVHPNGSKYWRLRYRFGGKEKMLALGKYPEVSLADARARRDEARKQLANGVDPSENKKVVQMEQEQEAITFEVVARDWHASNQKWSTPHSARVLKSLEDNLFAAIGKRNIAELKTRDLLVPIKAVESSGRLEVAARLQQRTTAIMRFAVQSGLIDYNPAQEIAGAVATAKRQHRAALELNRIPELLHRIDHYSGRPLTRLAVELTLLVFIRSSELRFARWTEVDFETAMWTIPGEREPLEGVKHSQRGSKMRTPHLVPLSRQALAILEKIKSMNGNRDLIFVGDHDPRKPMSENTVNKALRVMGYDTKMEVCGHGFRTMACSSLIESGLWSRDAVERQMSHQERNSVRAAYIHKAEHLGERRLMLQWWANYLDANREKGVSPFDFGK, from the coding sequence ATGGCTCTGAGTGATGTGAAGGTTCGTACGGCCAAGCCTGAAGAAAAAGCCTATAAGCTTACCGATGGTGACGGCATGGTTTTGCTGGTTCATCCTAACGGCTCAAAATACTGGCGGCTACGTTATCGCTTCGGCGGCAAAGAGAAGATGCTGGCATTGGGGAAATACCCTGAAGTTTCCTTAGCGGATGCCAGGGCACGGCGAGACGAAGCCCGTAAGCAGTTAGCTAACGGTGTAGATCCTAGTGAGAACAAGAAAGTCGTTCAGATGGAGCAGGAGCAAGAAGCGATAACGTTTGAAGTAGTTGCCAGGGACTGGCATGCCAGTAATCAGAAGTGGTCCACACCGCATAGTGCTCGTGTATTGAAAAGCCTAGAGGATAATCTCTTTGCTGCCATTGGTAAGCGGAACATTGCAGAACTGAAAACGCGAGACCTACTTGTACCCATCAAAGCAGTTGAGTCATCCGGACGGCTCGAAGTCGCCGCTCGCTTACAGCAACGAACTACCGCGATTATGCGATTTGCCGTTCAGAGCGGCTTAATCGATTATAACCCCGCGCAAGAGATTGCCGGTGCAGTTGCTACGGCTAAAAGACAGCATCGCGCAGCGCTAGAACTCAATCGCATTCCTGAATTACTTCATCGCATTGATCACTACTCCGGCAGGCCGTTAACCAGGTTGGCCGTGGAACTCACTTTATTAGTTTTCATCCGTTCAAGCGAGCTACGTTTTGCCCGCTGGACAGAAGTGGATTTTGAAACCGCTATGTGGACGATTCCTGGTGAGCGCGAGCCGTTGGAAGGTGTTAAACACTCTCAGCGCGGTTCAAAGATGCGAACACCTCATCTTGTTCCTTTGTCGCGCCAAGCCTTAGCTATTCTGGAAAAGATCAAAAGCATGAATGGGAACCGTGACCTTATCTTCGTGGGCGATCACGATCCGCGTAAGCCGATGAGTGAGAATACGGTGAACAAGGCTTTGCGAGTGATGGGCTATGATACGAAAATGGAAGTGTGTGGCCATGGTTTCCGGACGATGGCTTGTAGTTCTCTGATTGAATCTGGATTATGGTCGAGGGATGCAGTAGAGCGTCAGATGAGTCACCAGGAACGTAACTCAGTGCGTGCAGCTTACATTCATAAGGCCGAGCATCTGGGGGAGCGCAGACTGATGCTGCAGTGGTGGGCTAATTATCTTGATGCGAATCGGGAGAAAGGAGTAAGTCCGTTTGATTTTGGAAAGTAA
- a CDS encoding restriction endonuclease subunit S, with translation MHKIVTLESVAEIRLGMPFKSAIQDAGEQGSCYLIQTKDIGLDGILDLGALTSVIPEGNPEKHYLFPNDILLRLRGPVFSAGIIEENLGKPIITSNQLAVIRCNENLILPHYLHWYINSTSGSKYIRSLSEGTSISKINSKAVSKVIVKLPNLGVQEKIGFINRNWIKQKVIYNSLIQNGDVLFDGICENIINSEELENE, from the coding sequence ATGCATAAAATTGTTACATTAGAGAGTGTTGCTGAGATCCGCTTAGGGATGCCCTTTAAATCGGCGATACAAGATGCTGGTGAGCAAGGCTCATGTTATCTTATCCAGACGAAAGATATTGGACTTGACGGCATTTTAGATCTTGGTGCTTTAACCTCTGTTATCCCAGAAGGTAATCCTGAGAAACATTATCTTTTCCCTAATGATATTTTATTACGTCTGCGGGGGCCTGTGTTTTCAGCTGGGATTATCGAAGAGAATCTAGGCAAACCAATCATTACGTCCAATCAGTTAGCAGTGATAAGATGTAATGAAAATCTAATACTACCACATTATTTACATTGGTATATAAACTCTACTTCCGGAAGTAAATATATTCGCAGTTTGAGTGAAGGTACTAGTATTAGTAAAATTAATTCAAAAGCGGTTTCTAAAGTGATTGTTAAACTCCCAAATTTGGGAGTTCAAGAAAAAATTGGTTTTATTAATAGAAACTGGATTAAACAAAAAGTAATTTATAATTCACTAATACAAAATGGCGATGTGCTCTTTGATGGTATATGTGAAAATATCATTAATAGCGAGGAGTTAGAAAATGAGTGA
- a CDS encoding N-6 DNA methylase: MSEMKALHKSLLLACDLFRGKVDSSSYKDYIFSMLLLKYISDVKTDYADDLINEDYSELLEIVSRVPRNASFYKIYHEAKNHGDYIGERIDDSLRLIDQAIDSVCQIRGGYLFESIQFATVNFGARSERDRMLNDLLAIFARPEMNFGYTQDGNDKIKVACRYLFEKIASDSAMRGAEFYTPEGISLLFAELLQPKDGDSICDPTCGSGSLLITLGEKIKKSFISNNYTLFGQEVNRSSWALAKMNMIMHNEINSRIEWGDVISNPLLLDTDNRLMKFDVVASNPPLNIIGWNHDDLVHNDYGRFNLGFPPQAKGDYAFILHMVSTLKRATGRMAILVSHGVLFRGGQEENIRKNLVSEGLLDAVIGLPDRLLPGTGIPTAILIFRRDKKNSNVLFIDASDLAKPVKGRNLITDEIIGKVSECYFERSSVGNFSHVASFDEIQENDFNLNISRYVKKHEEQVFIDLDSLRQQREELLSTLHELEREMKGFIDN; encoded by the coding sequence ATGAGTGAAATGAAGGCACTTCACAAATCACTTTTACTTGCTTGTGATTTATTTAGAGGGAAAGTTGACTCATCTTCTTATAAAGATTATATATTTTCAATGTTATTGCTGAAATATATTTCTGATGTAAAGACTGACTATGCAGATGATTTAATTAATGAAGACTATTCTGAGTTGTTAGAAATTGTTTCTCGAGTACCACGGAATGCGAGTTTTTATAAGATATATCATGAGGCTAAGAATCATGGTGATTATATTGGAGAGAGGATTGACGACTCGCTGAGATTAATTGATCAGGCTATTGATTCGGTCTGTCAAATTAGAGGTGGTTATTTATTCGAGTCTATACAATTTGCGACGGTTAATTTTGGCGCAAGATCAGAAAGAGATCGGATGCTTAATGATTTACTCGCTATATTTGCACGTCCTGAAATGAATTTTGGTTATACCCAGGATGGTAATGACAAGATTAAAGTGGCATGTAGATATCTTTTTGAAAAGATTGCATCTGACTCGGCGATGAGGGGGGCAGAGTTTTATACCCCAGAAGGTATTTCATTACTATTTGCAGAGTTATTGCAGCCTAAGGATGGAGATAGTATTTGTGATCCTACTTGTGGGTCTGGTTCTCTTTTAATTACCCTAGGGGAAAAAATAAAAAAATCCTTTATAAGCAATAATTATACCTTATTTGGTCAAGAGGTTAATAGATCCAGTTGGGCCTTGGCTAAAATGAATATGATTATGCATAACGAGATTAATAGCCGGATAGAATGGGGGGATGTAATATCTAACCCTCTGCTTCTGGATACAGATAATAGATTGATGAAGTTTGATGTAGTTGCTTCTAACCCACCGTTAAACATTATCGGTTGGAATCATGATGATTTAGTACATAATGATTATGGTCGTTTTAATTTAGGTTTTCCACCTCAGGCTAAGGGTGATTATGCCTTTATTTTGCACATGGTTTCAACACTTAAAAGAGCAACTGGTAGAATGGCTATACTGGTATCTCACGGGGTATTGTTCCGTGGAGGTCAAGAGGAGAACATAAGGAAAAATTTAGTTAGTGAAGGGTTGTTAGATGCGGTAATAGGTCTACCAGATAGGTTGCTTCCTGGGACAGGGATACCAACCGCCATTTTGATCTTCAGGAGAGATAAAAAGAATTCTAATGTCCTGTTTATCGACGCATCTGATTTGGCTAAACCCGTAAAGGGGCGCAATTTAATAACAGATGAAATCATTGGAAAGGTATCAGAATGCTACTTTGAAAGAAGTAGTGTCGGCAATTTTTCACATGTGGCTTCTTTTGATGAAATACAAGAAAATGATTTTAATTTAAATATATCTCGGTATGTTAAGAAGCATGAAGAGCAGGTTTTTATTGATCTTGACAGCTTACGTCAACAGCGTGAAGAACTACTATCAACATTGCATGAATTAGAAAGAGAAATGAAAGGTTTTATTGATAATTGA
- a CDS encoding DUF45 domain-containing protein → MPLVTFGELTLDLQRKKIKNLHISVLPPDGRVRVSAPVSLSDTAIRMAVVRRLVWIRQQQAQFQAQPRQSEREMCSGETHYLWGRGYRLDVVLVDKPAEVKLQGGWIRMKVPPHYDTAQREALLNQWYRSILKQRLPKLMAKWQPEMKAEASYVGIKRMKTKWGSCNPQTARIWINLELVKKPPECLEFIVVHELVHLHERKHNERFTALMNMHLPNWREHRAKLNKMPLAYNHWGY, encoded by the coding sequence ATGCCTTTGGTTACCTTTGGTGAACTCACTTTGGATTTACAGCGAAAAAAAATTAAAAACCTGCATATCAGCGTTCTACCTCCGGATGGCCGAGTAAGAGTATCAGCCCCCGTCTCACTGTCAGACACAGCGATCAGGATGGCTGTAGTCAGAAGGCTGGTTTGGATTCGACAGCAGCAAGCACAATTTCAGGCTCAGCCGCGCCAGAGTGAACGAGAAATGTGTAGTGGCGAAACACACTACCTTTGGGGAAGAGGATATCGGCTGGATGTAGTTTTAGTGGATAAGCCCGCTGAAGTGAAACTCCAAGGTGGTTGGATACGAATGAAAGTACCTCCACATTATGATACGGCCCAGCGGGAAGCCCTTCTCAACCAATGGTATCGCAGTATTTTAAAACAAAGACTGCCAAAGTTAATGGCAAAATGGCAGCCGGAAATGAAGGCTGAAGCCAGTTATGTTGGCATCAAGCGAATGAAGACTAAATGGGGTAGCTGTAATCCTCAGACCGCACGTATCTGGATAAATCTCGAGCTGGTGAAAAAACCTCCTGAATGCCTTGAATTCATTGTGGTCCACGAGCTAGTTCATCTACACGAACGCAAGCACAACGAGCGTTTTACCGCTCTAATGAACATGCACTTACCAAATTGGCGCGAACACAGAGCTAAGTTGAATAAAATGCCCTTGGCTTATAATCATTGGGGATATTGA
- a CDS encoding HsdR family type I site-specific deoxyribonuclease — translation MNNVGQRERITQKRVIQLFTEHLGYRYLGNWHKREDNSNIEPGLVSAWLTKCGVSEVLIDRVLRQLDRAASLGEGRILYDANKEVYRLLRYGVKDKEGAGEQNQTIWLVDWKNPEANDFAIAEEVTHNGENKKRPDLVLYVNGIALGVIELKRSTVSVSEGIRQNLDNQQKAFIRNFFTTIQLVMAGNNLEGLRYGVIETPEKYYLQWKEAAESPHSNMLDRHLAQICNKQRLLELIHDFIVFDAGVKKTCRHNQYFGVAATKPYIQRNEGGIIWHTQGSGKSLTMVWLAKWIRENITDSRVLIITDRTELDEQIEKVFNGVEEEILRTRSGADLVTRLNQTKPWLICSLVHKFGRHEEDDIEADTDDFIEQMKRSIHADFSPKGKLFVFVDECHRTQSGKLHSAMKSILPDAQFIGFTGTPLMKKDKKKSVEIFGPYIHTYKFDEAVNDGVVLDLRYEARDIDQRVKSQKKVDQWFDAKTSKLSRLGQQQLKQKWASMQKLLSSRSRLEQIVADILLDFEQKPRLANGRGNAMLVCSSVYQACKCYEMFSEAGFAGRCAIVTSYQPNASEIKGEESGEGLTEKLAKYNIYRKMLAEYFEQPEAEAAKRVSDFEKEVKQRFIKEPGQMRLLIVVDKLLTGFDAPSATYLYIDKKMADHNLFQAICRVNRLDGEDKEYGYIVDYKDLFRSLEKTVQDYTAEAFDGYDKEDVAGLLKDRLQQAKIDLDGALDVVRTLCEPVRMPRHQLDYQHYFCGEPGAVAEQLSEKEALRLTLYQSVARLIRTFTGLAGELTDAGYSEQQAEKIRLEVEFYSKVRDEIKIASGDLVDMKQFEPGMRQMLDLWVDADPSETLMDFEQLGLLELIIERGEGALDGLPADMRGNQEAMAEAIENNVRRTIVDENPVNPKYYEKMSVLLDELIALRRQQAISYQEYLEHVRELAKQVKHPQSGSKSTYPASIDTLAKKALYDNLGQDEVLAIKIDTAVRHTKKADWYGDRFKEREISFAIAEEIKGYAVTVADVMALVKAQKEYR, via the coding sequence ATGAATAATGTCGGCCAGCGTGAACGCATAACACAAAAACGTGTTATCCAACTATTCACCGAGCACTTAGGTTATCGCTATCTGGGAAACTGGCATAAACGCGAAGACAACAGCAACATCGAACCCGGCTTAGTTTCTGCCTGGCTAACAAAATGTGGCGTTTCAGAAGTGCTTATCGACCGAGTATTGCGACAACTTGACCGAGCCGCAAGTCTCGGCGAAGGCCGTATCCTCTACGATGCCAACAAAGAGGTCTATCGCCTGTTGCGCTACGGCGTAAAGGACAAGGAAGGTGCAGGCGAGCAGAATCAGACCATCTGGCTGGTGGACTGGAAAAATCCAGAAGCGAATGATTTTGCTATTGCTGAAGAAGTGACACACAACGGCGAAAATAAGAAACGCCCGGATCTGGTTCTGTATGTTAACGGCATTGCACTTGGTGTGATTGAGCTTAAACGTTCTACAGTGTCAGTTTCAGAAGGTATACGCCAAAACCTCGATAACCAGCAAAAAGCATTTATCCGTAACTTCTTCACCACTATCCAATTGGTGATGGCCGGTAATAATTTAGAAGGGCTTCGCTATGGCGTAATCGAAACGCCGGAGAAATATTATCTCCAATGGAAAGAAGCGGCTGAGTCCCCCCATTCCAACATGCTCGATCGTCATCTGGCCCAGATTTGTAATAAACAGCGCCTGCTGGAATTGATCCACGACTTTATCGTCTTTGATGCTGGGGTGAAAAAAACCTGTCGCCATAACCAATATTTTGGCGTCGCTGCAACGAAACCTTATATTCAACGTAACGAAGGCGGAATCATCTGGCATACCCAGGGCAGCGGTAAAAGTCTGACTATGGTTTGGCTGGCAAAATGGATCAGAGAAAATATCACTGATAGTAGAGTGCTGATCATAACCGACCGCACAGAGCTAGATGAACAAATCGAAAAAGTCTTCAACGGCGTGGAAGAGGAAATCCTTCGCACCCGAAGCGGAGCAGATTTGGTAACTCGCCTTAATCAAACCAAACCCTGGCTTATATGTTCGCTAGTACATAAATTTGGCCGTCACGAAGAGGATGACATAGAGGCCGACACTGACGATTTCATCGAACAAATGAAACGAAGTATTCATGCCGATTTTAGCCCGAAGGGAAAATTGTTCGTATTTGTGGATGAGTGCCACCGAACCCAGTCCGGCAAATTGCATTCGGCAATGAAAAGCATACTCCCAGATGCGCAGTTTATCGGCTTCACTGGCACCCCACTGATGAAGAAAGATAAGAAAAAGTCAGTCGAAATCTTCGGGCCCTATATTCACACTTATAAATTCGACGAAGCAGTGAATGATGGAGTTGTGCTGGATTTGCGCTACGAGGCTCGTGACATCGATCAACGAGTGAAATCTCAGAAAAAAGTCGACCAGTGGTTTGATGCCAAAACCTCTAAACTCTCTCGCCTTGGTCAGCAGCAACTCAAACAGAAATGGGCTTCAATGCAGAAGCTATTGTCGAGTCGCTCGCGACTAGAGCAAATTGTGGCTGACATCCTTCTCGATTTCGAACAAAAACCACGACTCGCCAACGGTCGCGGTAATGCCATGTTGGTCTGTTCTAGTGTTTATCAGGCCTGCAAGTGCTATGAGATGTTCAGTGAGGCAGGTTTCGCCGGTAGATGTGCCATCGTCACTAGCTATCAGCCGAATGCCAGTGAGATTAAAGGTGAGGAAAGTGGCGAAGGGCTGACTGAGAAACTAGCCAAGTACAACATCTATCGCAAAATGCTTGCGGAGTATTTTGAGCAGCCGGAGGCTGAGGCAGCCAAACGCGTGAGTGATTTTGAAAAAGAGGTCAAACAACGCTTTATCAAAGAACCTGGCCAGATGCGCCTATTGATAGTCGTTGATAAGTTATTGACTGGGTTTGATGCCCCCTCTGCAACTTACCTTTATATCGACAAAAAAATGGCTGACCATAACCTCTTCCAGGCGATCTGCCGGGTTAATCGACTCGATGGGGAGGACAAAGAATACGGTTATATTGTCGACTATAAAGATCTTTTCCGCTCGCTGGAAAAAACAGTTCAGGACTACACTGCAGAAGCTTTTGATGGCTACGACAAAGAAGATGTAGCCGGGTTACTGAAAGATCGTTTGCAACAGGCCAAAATTGATTTGGATGGCGCGCTTGATGTAGTTCGCACTCTTTGCGAACCAGTTCGCATGCCACGACATCAGCTAGATTATCAGCACTATTTCTGTGGTGAACCCGGTGCAGTAGCCGAACAATTATCCGAGAAAGAAGCGCTACGACTAACACTTTATCAATCTGTGGCGAGGCTTATCCGCACTTTTACTGGTCTGGCAGGTGAACTGACAGATGCTGGCTATAGTGAGCAGCAGGCAGAGAAAATCCGCCTCGAAGTTGAGTTTTACTCGAAAGTTCGCGATGAAATCAAAATAGCCAGTGGCGATCTCGTGGATATGAAGCAGTTCGAGCCAGGTATGCGGCAGATGCTAGATCTTTGGGTGGATGCCGATCCAAGTGAAACGCTGATGGACTTTGAGCAGCTAGGGCTACTTGAGCTGATTATTGAACGCGGAGAAGGCGCACTGGATGGACTTCCAGCCGACATGCGTGGCAACCAGGAGGCCATGGCTGAGGCGATTGAAAATAACGTTCGCAGAACCATTGTTGATGAAAATCCGGTCAACCCGAAATACTACGAAAAAATGTCGGTGTTGCTTGATGAACTGATTGCACTTCGTCGTCAACAGGCTATCTCCTATCAAGAGTATCTGGAGCACGTACGTGAACTAGCGAAGCAGGTGAAACATCCACAGTCAGGTAGTAAAAGTACTTATCCAGCAAGCATTGATACTCTCGCCAAGAAAGCGTTGTATGACAACCTCGGGCAGGATGAAGTGTTAGCTATAAAGATAGATACTGCAGTACGTCACACTAAAAAGGCCGACTGGTATGGAGATCGTTTTAAAGAGCGCGAGATCAGCTTCGCTATTGCAGAAGAAATTAAAGGTTATGCAGTGACGGTCGCGGATGTGATGGCCTTGGTGAAGGCCCAGAAGGAGTATCGCTGA